In the genome of Nyctibius grandis isolate bNycGra1 unplaced genomic scaffold, bNycGra1.pri S41, whole genome shotgun sequence, one region contains:
- the LOC137677230 gene encoding guanylate-binding protein 1-like isoform X1, whose product MASRILMPVPVCLIENSQRKGLVVQQEALQVLSEVTQPVVVVAIAGLYRTGKSYLMNRLARQRKGFSLGSSVQSHTKGIWMWCVPHPCKPGHTLVLLDTEGRGDVEKGDNKNDTWIFVLTVLLSSTLIYNSKGTIDQQAMDQLHYVVKLSEHIKLKAAPEKSEDELKDSEKFVLFFPTFVWAVRDFTLRLKLNGKEISEDEYLENALKLKAGSSPEIERYNQPRECIRQFFPGRKCFVFDPPARKRDLDHLEELQDDEIDPEFLQQVEKFCSHIWEKSPPKTVRGGHFVTGNMLGKLAETYVKAIESGAVPCLESAVVALAEIENTAAVKAAVTLYQDLMKQRAKMPMETVQELLELHTKCEQEALKLFMARTFEDNICYFQADLIRQVQQVKEKFCTDNEQASRVKCEAALKDLSQDMERRIRDGAYSVPGGYELFKGDEKALVGKYRELPGKGVKADAVLQEFLQRKQAVAKVILNADVSLTEKDKELKSEQDRNERAEQEREVQRKKEAEERQKVQDQLRSCEEHELQLRKKLEESCAKQLEEHQKMMSHKSKEESALLREGLRDKANYMQLVNRRLEQEYCTTKNSYLSWINIMISILMGLVSVVFSFLK is encoded by the exons ATGGCTTCCAGAATCCTCATGCCAGTGCCTGTCTGCCTCATTGAGAACAgccagaggaaggggctggtggTCCAGCAGGAAGCCCTGCAGGTGCTGTCAGAGGTCACCCAgcctgtggtggtggtggccatcGCAGGGCTGTACCGCACTGGCAAGTCGTACCTCATGAACAGGCTGGCTCGTCAGAGGAAAG GTTTCTCCCTGGGCTCCAGCGTGCAGTCCCACACCAAAGGTATCTGGATGTGGTGTGTACCTCACCCCTGCAAGCCTGGACACactctggtgctgctggacaCTGAAGGACGGGGTGATGTGGAGAAG GGCGACAACAAGAACGACACATGGATCTTTGTGCTGACCGTACTGCTCTCCAGCACCCTGATCTACAACAGCAAAGGCACCATTGACCAGCAAGCCATGGACCAGCTGCA CTATGTGGTGAAGCTGTCTGAGCATATCAAGTTGAAAGCAGCACCCGAGAAGAGTGAAGATGAACTGAAGGATTCAGAAAAATTTGTCCTCTTCTTCCCGACTTTTGTCTGGGCTGTCCGGGATTTCACACTGCGGCTGAAGTTGAATGGGAAGGAAATCTCTGAGGACGAATACTTGGAGAACGCACTGAAGTTAAAGGCTG GTAGCAGCCCAGAGATCGAACGCTACAACCAGCCCCGGGAATGCATCCGCCAGTTCTTTCCAGGTCGcaagtgctttgtttttgaCCCACCAGCAAGAAAGAGGGACCTGGACCACTTGGAGGAGCTTCAGGATGATGAGATCGATCCTGaattcctgcagcaggtggagaAATTCTGCAGCCACATCTGGGAAAAGTCTCCACCTAAGACCGTCCGTGGCGGGCACTTCGTAACAGGGAACA tgctggggaaacTGGCAGAGACCTACGTGAAGGCCATCGAGAGCGGGGCAGTGCCGTGCCTGGAGAGTGCGGTGGTCGCCCTGGCAGAGATTGagaacacagcagcagtgaaagcagCTGTGACGTTGTACCAGGATCTGATGAAGCAGCGGGCAAAGATGCCCATGGAGACTgttcaggagctgctggagctgcacacCAAGTGCGAGCAGGAGGCACTGAAGCTCTTCATGGCACGGACATTTGAGGATAACATCTGCTATTTCCAGGCAGATCTCATA CGCCAGGTACAGCAGGTCAAGGAGAAGTTCTGCACGGACAACGAGCAGGCGTCCCGTGTCAAGTGCGAGGCTGCTCTCAAGGACCTCTCCCAGGACATGGAGAGACGAATCAGAGATGGTGCCTACAGTGTGCCAGGGGGTTACGAGCTGTTCAAAGGAGACGAGAAGGCACTGGTGGGGAAATATCGGGAACTTCCTGGCAAAGGGGTGAAG GCTGATGCTGTCCTGCAGGAGttcctccaaagaaaacaggCTGTGGCCAAAGTCATCCTCAACGCAGACGTCTCCCTGACAGAGAAGGACAAGGAGCTGAAAA GTGAGCAAGACCGGAATGAGAGAGctgagcaggagagggaggtccagaggaagaaggaggcagAAGAGAGGCAGAAGGTGCAGGACCAGTTACGCAGCTGCGAAGAGCATGAACTTCAGCTGAGaaagaagctggaggagagctgtgcgaagcagctggaggagcaccAGAAGATGATGAGCCATAAATCAAAG gaggaGAGTGCATTGCTCAGAGAGGGCCTCCGTGACAAAGCCAACTACATGCAACTGGTGAACAGGAGACTGGAGCAGGAATATTGCACCACCAAGAATAGCTACCTGTCCTGGATCAACATAATGATATCGATACTGATGGGCTTGGTATCTGTAGTATTTAGCTTTTTGAAGTAG
- the LOC137677230 gene encoding guanylate-binding protein 1-like isoform X2, translating into MWCVPHPCKPGHTLVLLDTEGRGDVEKGDNKNDTWIFVLTVLLSSTLIYNSKGTIDQQAMDQLHYVVKLSEHIKLKAAPEKSEDELKDSEKFVLFFPTFVWAVRDFTLRLKLNGKEISEDEYLENALKLKAGSSPEIERYNQPRECIRQFFPGRKCFVFDPPARKRDLDHLEELQDDEIDPEFLQQVEKFCSHIWEKSPPKTVRGGHFVTGNMLGKLAETYVKAIESGAVPCLESAVVALAEIENTAAVKAAVTLYQDLMKQRAKMPMETVQELLELHTKCEQEALKLFMARTFEDNICYFQADLIRQVQQVKEKFCTDNEQASRVKCEAALKDLSQDMERRIRDGAYSVPGGYELFKGDEKALVGKYRELPGKGVKADAVLQEFLQRKQAVAKVILNADVSLTEKDKELKSEQDRNERAEQEREVQRKKEAEERQKVQDQLRSCEEHELQLRKKLEESCAKQLEEHQKMMSHKSKEESALLREGLRDKANYMQLVNRRLEQEYCTTKNSYLSWINIMISILMGLVSVVFSFLK; encoded by the exons ATGTGGTGTGTACCTCACCCCTGCAAGCCTGGACACactctggtgctgctggacaCTGAAGGACGGGGTGATGTGGAGAAG GGCGACAACAAGAACGACACATGGATCTTTGTGCTGACCGTACTGCTCTCCAGCACCCTGATCTACAACAGCAAAGGCACCATTGACCAGCAAGCCATGGACCAGCTGCA CTATGTGGTGAAGCTGTCTGAGCATATCAAGTTGAAAGCAGCACCCGAGAAGAGTGAAGATGAACTGAAGGATTCAGAAAAATTTGTCCTCTTCTTCCCGACTTTTGTCTGGGCTGTCCGGGATTTCACACTGCGGCTGAAGTTGAATGGGAAGGAAATCTCTGAGGACGAATACTTGGAGAACGCACTGAAGTTAAAGGCTG GTAGCAGCCCAGAGATCGAACGCTACAACCAGCCCCGGGAATGCATCCGCCAGTTCTTTCCAGGTCGcaagtgctttgtttttgaCCCACCAGCAAGAAAGAGGGACCTGGACCACTTGGAGGAGCTTCAGGATGATGAGATCGATCCTGaattcctgcagcaggtggagaAATTCTGCAGCCACATCTGGGAAAAGTCTCCACCTAAGACCGTCCGTGGCGGGCACTTCGTAACAGGGAACA tgctggggaaacTGGCAGAGACCTACGTGAAGGCCATCGAGAGCGGGGCAGTGCCGTGCCTGGAGAGTGCGGTGGTCGCCCTGGCAGAGATTGagaacacagcagcagtgaaagcagCTGTGACGTTGTACCAGGATCTGATGAAGCAGCGGGCAAAGATGCCCATGGAGACTgttcaggagctgctggagctgcacacCAAGTGCGAGCAGGAGGCACTGAAGCTCTTCATGGCACGGACATTTGAGGATAACATCTGCTATTTCCAGGCAGATCTCATA CGCCAGGTACAGCAGGTCAAGGAGAAGTTCTGCACGGACAACGAGCAGGCGTCCCGTGTCAAGTGCGAGGCTGCTCTCAAGGACCTCTCCCAGGACATGGAGAGACGAATCAGAGATGGTGCCTACAGTGTGCCAGGGGGTTACGAGCTGTTCAAAGGAGACGAGAAGGCACTGGTGGGGAAATATCGGGAACTTCCTGGCAAAGGGGTGAAG GCTGATGCTGTCCTGCAGGAGttcctccaaagaaaacaggCTGTGGCCAAAGTCATCCTCAACGCAGACGTCTCCCTGACAGAGAAGGACAAGGAGCTGAAAA GTGAGCAAGACCGGAATGAGAGAGctgagcaggagagggaggtccagaggaagaaggaggcagAAGAGAGGCAGAAGGTGCAGGACCAGTTACGCAGCTGCGAAGAGCATGAACTTCAGCTGAGaaagaagctggaggagagctgtgcgaagcagctggaggagcaccAGAAGATGATGAGCCATAAATCAAAG gaggaGAGTGCATTGCTCAGAGAGGGCCTCCGTGACAAAGCCAACTACATGCAACTGGTGAACAGGAGACTGGAGCAGGAATATTGCACCACCAAGAATAGCTACCTGTCCTGGATCAACATAATGATATCGATACTGATGGGCTTGGTATCTGTAGTATTTAGCTTTTTGAAGTAG
- the LOC137677220 gene encoding guanylate-binding protein 1-like isoform X2 produces MASRILMPVPVCLIENSQRKGLVVQQEALQVLSEVTQPVVVVAIAGLYRTGKSYLMNRLARQRKGFSLGSSMQSHTKGIWMWCVPHPCKPGHTLVLLDTEGLGDVEKCDINNDTWIFVLTVLLSSTLIYNSKGTIDQQAMDQLHYVMKLSEHIKLKAAPEKSEDELKDSEKFVLFFPTFVWAVRDFTLRLEVDGKEISEDEYLENALKLKAGSSPEIEHYNQPRTCIRQFFPGRKCFVFDQPARKRDLVRLEELQDDEIKPEFLQQVEKFCSHIWEKSPPKTVRGGHFVTGNMLGKLAETYVKAIESGAVPCLESAVVALAEAENTAAVKAAVTLYEDLMKQQVKLPMETLQELLELHTKCEQEALKLFMARAFEDNICCFQADLIRQVQQVKEKFCTDNEQASRVKCEAALKDLSQDMERRIRDGAYSVPGGYELFKGDEQALADAVLQEFLQRKQAVAKVILNADVSLTEKDKELKSEQDRNERAEQEREVQRKKEAEDKQKLQDQLRSCEEHKLQLRKKLEESCAKQLEELQKMMSHKSKEESALLREGLCDKATHMQLMNSRLEQEYYTTKNNITSWIEIMAKTLLDLADVIFRHWRSGSGGSLPRSL; encoded by the exons ATGGCTTCCAGAATCCTCATGCCAGTGCCTGTCTGCCTCATTGAGAACAgccagaggaaggggctggtggTCCAGCAGGAAGCCCTGCAGGTGCTGTCAGAGGTCACCCAGCCTGTGGTTGTGGTGGCCATCGCAGGGCTGTACCGCACTGGCAAGTCGTACCTCATGAACAGGCTGGCTCGTCAGAGGAAAG GTTTCTCCCTGGGCTCCAGCATGCAGTCCCACACCAAAGGTATCTGGATGTGGTGTGTACCTCACCCCTGCAAGCCTGGACACactctggtgctgctggacaCTGAAGGACTGGGTGATGTGGAGAAG TGCGACATCAACAACGACACATGGATCTTTGTCTTAACCGTACTGCTCTCCAGCACCCTGATCTACAACAGCAAAGGCACCATTGACCAGCAAGCCATGGACCAGCTGCA CTATGTGATGAAGCTGTCTGAGCATATCAAGTTGAAAGCAGCACCTGAGAAGAGTGAAGATGAACTGAAGGATTCAGAAAAATTTGTCCTCTTCTTCCCGACTTTTGTCTGGGCTGTCCGGGATTTCACACTGCGGCTGGAGGTAGATGGGAAGGAAATCTCTGAGGACGAATACTTGGAGAACGCACTGAAGTTAAAGGCTG GTAGCAGCCCGGAGATTGAACACTACAACCAGCCCCGGACATGCATCCGCCAGTTCTTTCCAGGTCGcaagtgctttgtttttgaCCAACCAGCAAGAAAGAGGGACCTGGTCCGCTTGGAGGAGCTTCAGGATGATGAGATCAAGCCTGaattcctgcagcaggtggagaAATTCTGCAGCCACATCTGGGAAAAGTCTCCACCTAAGACCGTCCGTGGCGGCCACTTCGTAACAGGGAACA tgctggggaaacTGGCAGAGACCTACGTGAAGGCCATCGAGAGCGGGGCAGTGCCGTGCCTGGAGAGTGCAGTGGTCGCCCTGGCAGAGGCGGagaacacagcagcagtgaaagcagCTGTGACGCTGTATGAAGATCTGATGAAGCAACAGGTGAAGCTGCCCATGGAGACtcttcaggagctgctggagctgcacacCAAGTGCGAGCAGGAGGCACTGAAGCTCTTCATGGCACGGGCATTTGAGGATAACATCTGCTGTTTCCAGGCAGATCTCATA CGCCAGGTACAGCAGGTCAAGGAGAAGTTCTGCACGGACAACGAGCAGGCGTCCCGTGTCAAGTGCGAGGCTGCTCTCAAGGACCTCTCCCAGGACATGGAGAGACGAATCAGAGATGGTGCCTACAGTGTGCCAGGGGGTTACGAGCTGTTCAAAGGAGACGAGCAGGCACTG GCTGATGCTGTCCTGCAGGAGttcctccaaagaaaacaggCTGTGGCCAAAGTCATCCTCAACGCAGACGTCTCCCTGACAGAGAAGGACAAGGAGCTGAAAA GTGAGCAAGACCGGAATGAGAGAGctgagcaggagagggaggtccagaggaagaaggaggcagaagacaagcagaagctgcaggacCAGTTACGCAGCTGCGAAGAGCACAAACTTCAGCTGAGaaagaagctggaggagagctgtgcgaagcagctggaggagctccAGAAGATGATGAGCCATAAATCAAAG gaggaGAGTGCATTGCTCAGAGAGGGCCTCTGTGACAAAGCCACCCACATGCAACTGATGAACAGTAGACTGGAGCAGGAATATTACACCACCAAGAACAACATCACGTCCTGGATCGAAATAATGGCAAAGACACTGTTAGACTTGGCAGATGTCATATTTCGCCATTGGAGATCCGGTAGTGGGGGATCTCTCCCACGTTCTTTATAA
- the LOC137677220 gene encoding guanylate-binding protein 1-like isoform X1, with protein sequence MASRILMPVPVCLIENSQRKGLVVQQEALQVLSEVTQPVVVVAIAGLYRTGKSYLMNRLARQRKGFSLGSSMQSHTKGIWMWCVPHPCKPGHTLVLLDTEGLGDVEKCDINNDTWIFVLTVLLSSTLIYNSKGTIDQQAMDQLHYVMKLSEHIKLKAAPEKSEDELKDSEKFVLFFPTFVWAVRDFTLRLEVDGKEISEDEYLENALKLKAGSSPEIEHYNQPRTCIRQFFPGRKCFVFDQPARKRDLVRLEELQDDEIKPEFLQQVEKFCSHIWEKSPPKTVRGGHFVTGNMLGKLAETYVKAIESGAVPCLESAVVALAEAENTAAVKAAVTLYEDLMKQQVKLPMETLQELLELHTKCEQEALKLFMARAFEDNICCFQADLIRQVQQVKEKFCTDNEQASRVKCEAALKDLSQDMERRIRDGAYSVPGGYELFKGDEQALVRKYRELPGKGVKADAVLQEFLQRKQAVAKVILNADVSLTEKDKELKSEQDRNERAEQEREVQRKKEAEDKQKLQDQLRSCEEHKLQLRKKLEESCAKQLEELQKMMSHKSKEESALLREGLCDKATHMQLMNSRLEQEYYTTKNNITSWIEIMAKTLLDLADVIFRHWRSGSGGSLPRSL encoded by the exons ATGGCTTCCAGAATCCTCATGCCAGTGCCTGTCTGCCTCATTGAGAACAgccagaggaaggggctggtggTCCAGCAGGAAGCCCTGCAGGTGCTGTCAGAGGTCACCCAGCCTGTGGTTGTGGTGGCCATCGCAGGGCTGTACCGCACTGGCAAGTCGTACCTCATGAACAGGCTGGCTCGTCAGAGGAAAG GTTTCTCCCTGGGCTCCAGCATGCAGTCCCACACCAAAGGTATCTGGATGTGGTGTGTACCTCACCCCTGCAAGCCTGGACACactctggtgctgctggacaCTGAAGGACTGGGTGATGTGGAGAAG TGCGACATCAACAACGACACATGGATCTTTGTCTTAACCGTACTGCTCTCCAGCACCCTGATCTACAACAGCAAAGGCACCATTGACCAGCAAGCCATGGACCAGCTGCA CTATGTGATGAAGCTGTCTGAGCATATCAAGTTGAAAGCAGCACCTGAGAAGAGTGAAGATGAACTGAAGGATTCAGAAAAATTTGTCCTCTTCTTCCCGACTTTTGTCTGGGCTGTCCGGGATTTCACACTGCGGCTGGAGGTAGATGGGAAGGAAATCTCTGAGGACGAATACTTGGAGAACGCACTGAAGTTAAAGGCTG GTAGCAGCCCGGAGATTGAACACTACAACCAGCCCCGGACATGCATCCGCCAGTTCTTTCCAGGTCGcaagtgctttgtttttgaCCAACCAGCAAGAAAGAGGGACCTGGTCCGCTTGGAGGAGCTTCAGGATGATGAGATCAAGCCTGaattcctgcagcaggtggagaAATTCTGCAGCCACATCTGGGAAAAGTCTCCACCTAAGACCGTCCGTGGCGGCCACTTCGTAACAGGGAACA tgctggggaaacTGGCAGAGACCTACGTGAAGGCCATCGAGAGCGGGGCAGTGCCGTGCCTGGAGAGTGCAGTGGTCGCCCTGGCAGAGGCGGagaacacagcagcagtgaaagcagCTGTGACGCTGTATGAAGATCTGATGAAGCAACAGGTGAAGCTGCCCATGGAGACtcttcaggagctgctggagctgcacacCAAGTGCGAGCAGGAGGCACTGAAGCTCTTCATGGCACGGGCATTTGAGGATAACATCTGCTGTTTCCAGGCAGATCTCATA CGCCAGGTACAGCAGGTCAAGGAGAAGTTCTGCACGGACAACGAGCAGGCGTCCCGTGTCAAGTGCGAGGCTGCTCTCAAGGACCTCTCCCAGGACATGGAGAGACGAATCAGAGATGGTGCCTACAGTGTGCCAGGGGGTTACGAGCTGTTCAAAGGAGACGAGCAGGCACTGGTGAGGAAATATCGGGAACTTCCTGGCAAGGGGGTGAAG GCTGATGCTGTCCTGCAGGAGttcctccaaagaaaacaggCTGTGGCCAAAGTCATCCTCAACGCAGACGTCTCCCTGACAGAGAAGGACAAGGAGCTGAAAA GTGAGCAAGACCGGAATGAGAGAGctgagcaggagagggaggtccagaggaagaaggaggcagaagacaagcagaagctgcaggacCAGTTACGCAGCTGCGAAGAGCACAAACTTCAGCTGAGaaagaagctggaggagagctgtgcgaagcagctggaggagctccAGAAGATGATGAGCCATAAATCAAAG gaggaGAGTGCATTGCTCAGAGAGGGCCTCTGTGACAAAGCCACCCACATGCAACTGATGAACAGTAGACTGGAGCAGGAATATTACACCACCAAGAACAACATCACGTCCTGGATCGAAATAATGGCAAAGACACTGTTAGACTTGGCAGATGTCATATTTCGCCATTGGAGATCCGGTAGTGGGGGATCTCTCCCACGTTCTTTATAA